In a genomic window of Caloenas nicobarica isolate bCalNic1 chromosome 1, bCalNic1.hap1, whole genome shotgun sequence:
- the TBX19 gene encoding T-box transcription factor TBX19 isoform X1 has protein sequence MADLGCKKPSDCTISRLLSVVESELRAGRDKGDPTEKQLQVVLEDATLWQRFREVTNEMIVTKNGRRMFPVLKISVSGLDPNAMYSFLLDFAPTDGHRWKYINGEWVPAGKPEPPNHSCVYIHPDSPNFGAHWMKAAISFSKVKLTNKLNGSGQIMLNSLHKYEPQVHIVRVGGPHRMVMNCSFPETQFIAVTAYQNEEITALKIKYNPFAKAFLDAKERNHPKDAPETTSEGQHMTYSHSPHTPHSCERYSALRGHRAAPYPPSYMQRNHSPTVNLLESSSNNLQVFSGHDSWTLPSSPHANLLSVPHTKGAASPGPSHYPCLWTVSNTAVNVASPGSEVNSSPSSMFLRGNVPLPAASSVQIPLQGVVSGSMETQGETALARLADPAWTSSNSF, from the exons ATGGCAGACCTGGGCTGCAAAAAGCCCAGCGACTGCACCATCTCCAGGCTACTCAGCGTAGTGGAGAGCGAACTCCGGGCGGGGAGAGACAAAGGCGACCCAACCGAGAAACAGCTTCAGGTCGTCTTGGAGGATGCGACGCTCTGGCAGAGATTCAGGGAAGTCACTAATGAGATGATCGTGACCAAGAACGGCAG ACGGATGTTCCCTGTTTTGAAGATCAGCGTGTCGGGCTTGGACCCAAATGCCATGTATTCTTTCCTGTTGGACTTTGCCCCAACTGATGGCCACCGCTGGAAGTACATCAACGGAGAATGGGTGCCAGCTGGGAAACCAGAGCCACCAAACCACAGCTGCGTCTACATCCACCCAGATTCTCCCAACTTTGGGGCCCATTGGATGAAAGCTGCCATTTCCTTCAGCAAAGTCAAACTTACCAACAAGCTCAATGGGAGTGGGCAG ATCATGTTGAACTCCCTGCATAAATACGAGCCCCAGGTACACATAGTTCGCGTAGGTGGCCCCCACCGGATGGTGATGAACTGCTCCTTCCCTGAGACACAGTTCATAGCTGTGACTGCCTATCAAAATGAAGAG ATAACAGCTCTCAAAATCAAGTATAATCCCTTTGCCAAAGCCTTCCTGGATGCGAAAGAAAG aaaccATCCCAAGGATGCTCCAGAAACAACCTCTGAAGGTCAACATATGACATATTCTCACT ccccacacactCCCCACAGCTGTGAGCGATACTCAGCACTGCGAGGGCATCGGGCTGCTCCGTACCCACCCTCCTACATGCAGAGAAATCATTCACCTACAG ttaATTTGTTGGAGAGCTCCAGCAATAATCTTCAGGTATTCTCAGGACATGACAGCTGGACTTTGCCATCCTCTCCACACGCTAATTTGCTCTCAGTGCCACACACGaagggagctgccagccctggaCCCAG ccaCTACCCTTGCCTGTGGACAGTGAGCAACACCGCTGTAAATGTGGCCAGCCCGGGAAGCGAGGTGAACAGCAGCCCTTCAAGCATGTTTCTGAGGGGTAATGTCCCCTTACCCGCTGCATCGTCAGTCCAAATCCCTCTGCAGGGAGTGGTGTCTGGCAGCATGGAAACGCAAGGGGAAACCGCTCTGGCCAGACTGGCTGACCCTGCCTGGACATCCTCAAACTCCTTTTAA
- the TBX19 gene encoding T-box transcription factor TBX19 isoform X2, which translates to MADLGCKKPSDCTISRLLSVVESELRAGRDKGDPTEKQLQVVLEDATLWQRFREVTNEMIVTKNGRRMFPVLKISVSGLDPNAMYSFLLDFAPTDGHRWKYINGEWVPAGKPEPPNHSCVYIHPDSPNFGAHWMKAAISFSKVKLTNKLNGSGQIMLNSLHKYEPQVHIVRVGGPHRMVMNCSFPETQFIAVTAYQNEEITALKIKYNPFAKAFLDAKERNHPKDAPETTSEGQHMTYSHLSGWLISNPETMCASGGSNYQYTGPLPLPAPHTPHSCERYSALRGHRAAPYPPSYMQRNHSPTVNLLESSSNNLQVFSGHDSWTLPSSPHANLLSVPHTKGAASPGPSHYPCLWTVSNTAVNVASPGSEVNSSPSSMFLRGNVPLPAASSVQIPLQGVVSGSMETQGETALARLADPAWTSSNSF; encoded by the exons ATGGCAGACCTGGGCTGCAAAAAGCCCAGCGACTGCACCATCTCCAGGCTACTCAGCGTAGTGGAGAGCGAACTCCGGGCGGGGAGAGACAAAGGCGACCCAACCGAGAAACAGCTTCAGGTCGTCTTGGAGGATGCGACGCTCTGGCAGAGATTCAGGGAAGTCACTAATGAGATGATCGTGACCAAGAACGGCAG ACGGATGTTCCCTGTTTTGAAGATCAGCGTGTCGGGCTTGGACCCAAATGCCATGTATTCTTTCCTGTTGGACTTTGCCCCAACTGATGGCCACCGCTGGAAGTACATCAACGGAGAATGGGTGCCAGCTGGGAAACCAGAGCCACCAAACCACAGCTGCGTCTACATCCACCCAGATTCTCCCAACTTTGGGGCCCATTGGATGAAAGCTGCCATTTCCTTCAGCAAAGTCAAACTTACCAACAAGCTCAATGGGAGTGGGCAG ATCATGTTGAACTCCCTGCATAAATACGAGCCCCAGGTACACATAGTTCGCGTAGGTGGCCCCCACCGGATGGTGATGAACTGCTCCTTCCCTGAGACACAGTTCATAGCTGTGACTGCCTATCAAAATGAAGAG ATAACAGCTCTCAAAATCAAGTATAATCCCTTTGCCAAAGCCTTCCTGGATGCGAAAGAAAG aaaccATCCCAAGGATGCTCCAGAAACAACCTCTGAAGGTCAACATATGACATATTCTCACT TGAGCGGCTGGTTGATTTCCAACCCAGAGACAATGTGTGCATCAGGTGGCTCTAATTACCAGTACACTGGACCTttgcctctgccagccccacacactCCCCACAGCTGTGAGCGATACTCAGCACTGCGAGGGCATCGGGCTGCTCCGTACCCACCCTCCTACATGCAGAGAAATCATTCACCTACAG ttaATTTGTTGGAGAGCTCCAGCAATAATCTTCAGGTATTCTCAGGACATGACAGCTGGACTTTGCCATCCTCTCCACACGCTAATTTGCTCTCAGTGCCACACACGaagggagctgccagccctggaCCCAG ccaCTACCCTTGCCTGTGGACAGTGAGCAACACCGCTGTAAATGTGGCCAGCCCGGGAAGCGAGGTGAACAGCAGCCCTTCAAGCATGTTTCTGAGGGGTAATGTCCCCTTACCCGCTGCATCGTCAGTCCAAATCCCTCTGCAGGGAGTGGTGTCTGGCAGCATGGAAACGCAAGGGGAAACCGCTCTGGCCAGACTGGCTGACCCTGCCTGGACATCCTCAAACTCCTTTTAA